Proteins encoded in a region of the Phaenicophaeus curvirostris isolate KB17595 chromosome 1, BPBGC_Pcur_1.0, whole genome shotgun sequence genome:
- the P2RY2 gene encoding P2Y purinoceptor 2 isoform X1, translating to MQIKVWGHQQELPSTLWDVAGSPKGVMANLTTPPAWTRIINSSLDPDGVEDTYKCIFDEDFKYVLLPVSYGIVCVVGLFLNLLALYLFIFRIKTWNASTTYMFNLAVSDTLYVVSLPLLVYYYAMGDNWPFSVGLCKIVRFLFYTNLYCSILFLLCISIHRFLGICFPLKSLQWGHVRYARRVSVIVWVVTVVCQSPVLFFVTTSVKRDTITCHDTSSKDLFGQFVIYSSVMLVLLFCIPFLIIIICYCLMARRLLQPTRGMSRRSRSKKKSVKMIIIVLMVFIICFLPFHVTRTLYYSFRSWDLSCQTLNAINLAYKVTRPLASTNSCLDPILYFLAGQRFMKFAGSKMPWKSQNEMALGIVPNNHLGTSNDTDTLSKDVKS from the coding sequence tGTGATGGCAAACCTAACAACTCCTCCAGCCTGGACCAGAATCATCAACAGTTCCTTGGACCCAGATGGCGTTGAAGACACCTACAAGTGCATATTCGATGAGGACTTCAAGTATGTCCTGCTGCCTGTCTCCTATGGCATCGTGTGTGTGGTGGGGCTCTTTCTTAACCTGCTGGCCCTCTACCTCTTCATCTTCAGGATCAAGACCTGGAATGCCTCCACCACATACATGTTCAACCTGGCCGTGTCCGACACGCTCTATGTGGTCTCCCTCCCTCTTCTGGTGTATTATTATGCCATGGGGGACAACTGGCCCTTCAGCGTGGGCTTGTGTAAGATAGTGCGCTTCTTATTTTACACCAATCTCTACTGCAgcatccttttcctcctctgcatcAGCATCCATCGATTCCTGGGCATCTGCTTCCCACTGAAATCACTGCAGTGGGGACATGTTCGCTATGCCCGGAGGGTGTCAGTCATCGTGTGGGTGGTGACTGTTGTGTGCCAGTCACCCGTGCTCTTCTTTGTCACCACCAGTGTGAAACGTGACACCATCACCTGCCATGACACATCCAGCAAGGACCTCTTTGGCCAGTTTGTCATTTACAGTTCAGTGATGCtggtgctgcttttctgcatccctttcctcatcatcatcatttgctACTGCCTAATGGCCCGGAGGCTGCTGCAGCCGACACGGGGGATGTCCCGGCGGTCTCGATCCAAAAAGAAGTCAGTCAAGATGATAATCATTGTCTTGATGGTCTtcatcatttgttttcttccttttcatgtcACTCGTACCTTGTACTACTCCTTCCGGAGCTGGGACTTGAGCTGTCAGACTCTTAATGCTATCAATTTAGCCTACAAGGTGACTCGTCCCCTAGCTAGCACCAACAGCTGCTTGGATCccattttatatttcttagCAGGACAACGATTTATGAAGTTTGCAGGCAGCAAAATGCCATGGAAGTCTCAGAATGAAATGGCCCTCGGCATCGTGCCCAACAATCACCTGGGAACCAGCAATGACACAGACACGCTATCCAAGGATGTGAAATCCTAG
- the P2RY2 gene encoding P2Y purinoceptor 2 isoform X2 has protein sequence MANLTTPPAWTRIINSSLDPDGVEDTYKCIFDEDFKYVLLPVSYGIVCVVGLFLNLLALYLFIFRIKTWNASTTYMFNLAVSDTLYVVSLPLLVYYYAMGDNWPFSVGLCKIVRFLFYTNLYCSILFLLCISIHRFLGICFPLKSLQWGHVRYARRVSVIVWVVTVVCQSPVLFFVTTSVKRDTITCHDTSSKDLFGQFVIYSSVMLVLLFCIPFLIIIICYCLMARRLLQPTRGMSRRSRSKKKSVKMIIIVLMVFIICFLPFHVTRTLYYSFRSWDLSCQTLNAINLAYKVTRPLASTNSCLDPILYFLAGQRFMKFAGSKMPWKSQNEMALGIVPNNHLGTSNDTDTLSKDVKS, from the coding sequence ATGGCAAACCTAACAACTCCTCCAGCCTGGACCAGAATCATCAACAGTTCCTTGGACCCAGATGGCGTTGAAGACACCTACAAGTGCATATTCGATGAGGACTTCAAGTATGTCCTGCTGCCTGTCTCCTATGGCATCGTGTGTGTGGTGGGGCTCTTTCTTAACCTGCTGGCCCTCTACCTCTTCATCTTCAGGATCAAGACCTGGAATGCCTCCACCACATACATGTTCAACCTGGCCGTGTCCGACACGCTCTATGTGGTCTCCCTCCCTCTTCTGGTGTATTATTATGCCATGGGGGACAACTGGCCCTTCAGCGTGGGCTTGTGTAAGATAGTGCGCTTCTTATTTTACACCAATCTCTACTGCAgcatccttttcctcctctgcatcAGCATCCATCGATTCCTGGGCATCTGCTTCCCACTGAAATCACTGCAGTGGGGACATGTTCGCTATGCCCGGAGGGTGTCAGTCATCGTGTGGGTGGTGACTGTTGTGTGCCAGTCACCCGTGCTCTTCTTTGTCACCACCAGTGTGAAACGTGACACCATCACCTGCCATGACACATCCAGCAAGGACCTCTTTGGCCAGTTTGTCATTTACAGTTCAGTGATGCtggtgctgcttttctgcatccctttcctcatcatcatcatttgctACTGCCTAATGGCCCGGAGGCTGCTGCAGCCGACACGGGGGATGTCCCGGCGGTCTCGATCCAAAAAGAAGTCAGTCAAGATGATAATCATTGTCTTGATGGTCTtcatcatttgttttcttccttttcatgtcACTCGTACCTTGTACTACTCCTTCCGGAGCTGGGACTTGAGCTGTCAGACTCTTAATGCTATCAATTTAGCCTACAAGGTGACTCGTCCCCTAGCTAGCACCAACAGCTGCTTGGATCccattttatatttcttagCAGGACAACGATTTATGAAGTTTGCAGGCAGCAAAATGCCATGGAAGTCTCAGAATGAAATGGCCCTCGGCATCGTGCCCAACAATCACCTGGGAACCAGCAATGACACAGACACGCTATCCAAGGATGTGAAATCCTAG